The sequence below is a genomic window from Denitratisoma sp. DHT3.
TCAGCCGGGCGAGACCCATCTGGTGCCCACCGGCATCGCCATCCACCTGGCCGACCCGGGCCTGGCGGCGATGATCCTGCCGCGCTCCGGGCTGGGCCACAAGCACGGCATCGTGCTGGGCAACCTGGTGGGGCTGATCGACTCCGACTACCAGGGCGAGATCTTCGTCTCCACCTGGAACCGCGGCAAGGAAGCGTTCACCCTGAGTCCCCTGGACCGGCTCGCCCAAC
It includes:
- the dut gene encoding dUTP diphosphatase encodes the protein MHHIDVKILDSRLRAAPPHYATPGAAGLDLRACIESPLTLQPGETHLVPTGIAIHLADPGLAAMILPRSGLGHKHGIVLGNLVGLIDSDYQGEIFVSTWNRGKEAFTLSPLDRLAQLVVVPVVQVGFNVVDEFPASDRGAGGFGSTGHA